One window of Phalacrocorax aristotelis chromosome 26, bGulAri2.1, whole genome shotgun sequence genomic DNA carries:
- the LOC142048514 gene encoding LOW QUALITY PROTEIN: keratin, type II cytoskeletal cochleal-like (The sequence of the model RefSeq protein was modified relative to this genomic sequence to represent the inferred CDS: deleted 1 base in 1 codon) has translation MDGRKTFKAIHDAVGANRSKEAKTLSSPCRQQGQAECREVTRPCSGGAAGPSSIVAPRRWGRAGEANSKKTPNYSSASTKPHFWDAYKGGAQGYRSRGALFELHALLSSSILSSTTSAGVSQQPSAGRALRGRKLLSSPPAASGVSRRRSSASPPAALRGGGRGAWSQSSRSLQNTDGCKWIPSGRSLAQGVCGRHGSGFHSRSCYREGICAEHVSERPLQPPDVKIDPEIQHIRKQEREQMKSLADQFASLTDTVQHLAQQNRVLATRWDLQKQVLPSQKNIGHVSDNFICSLQRWLAPLLCERGQMEPELDDTEKPVEEFRCKYEQEVNRRTTADNGSVLLKKDADCVCLTKAQLEAKLETLKQEIRVPETCFCSGMDAPETRSPHDASVIVKTDNSRGLDVEGILRSGECWYEDTARKSKAGLGALYRTRYQELEESKGRRCNEQKSHQQETEELSFVIQRRQRDLENMKKWVSPLHASVCGVEQRGDCALKDAREKHVELQNALQKAKDELACMLRDYQELLNVKLALDIEIATYKTLLEGEESRIHLGSPVRVPITTTPCHTISGCEAALGRGPGSQSRGWMQVLL, from the exons ATGGACGGGAGGAAAACTTTCAAAGCCATCCATGACGCTGTAGGCGCGAACCGCAGCAAGGAAGCAAAGACGCTGAGCTCTCCTTGCcggcagcagggccaggcagaGTGCCGGGAGGTCACCCGCCCCTGCTCGGGCGGCGCAGCAGGACCGTCGAGCATCGTGGCTCCTCGTCGCTGGGGCCGTGCAG GCGAGGCAAACTccaagaaaaccccaaattatTCATCTGCATCAACCAAGCCCCACTTCTGGGATGCATATAAAGGAGGAGCTCAGGGTTATCGGAGCAGAGGGGCA CTTTTTGAGTTGCATGCTCTGCTGTCCTCCAGCATCCTCTCCTCCACCACGTCCGCCGGCGTGAGCCAGCAGCCGTCAGCTGGAAGGGCTCTTCGTGGACGAAAGCTCCTCTCATCGCCTCCTGCCGCGAGCGGCGTGAGCCGCCGCCGAAGCAGCGCTTCCCCCCCCGCTGCACTACGTGGAGGAGGACGTGGAGCCTGGagccagagcagcagaagcCTCCAAAACACAGATGGGTGCAAATGGATTCCTTCTGGCCGAAGCCTTGCACAGGGGGTCt GTGGGCGTCATGGCTCAGGCTtccacagcaggagctgctaCAGGGAAGGTATTTGTGCGGAGCACGTCAGCGAGCGCCCGCTGCAGCCTCCTGATGTGAAGATCGACCCCGAAATCCAGCACATCCGAAAGCAGGAGAGAGAGCAGATGAAGAGCCTCGCTGACCAGTTTGCCTCTTTGACTGACACG GTACAGCATCTGGCGCAGCAGAACAGGGTGTTGGCCACCAGATGGGACCTCCAAAAGCAGGTCCTGCCATCCCAGAAGAACATCGGGCACGTCTCGGACAACTTCATTTGCAGCCTGCAGAGGTGGCTGGCCCCATTGCTGTGCGAGAGGGGGCAGATGGAGCCTGAGCTGGATGACACGGAGAAGCCTGTCGAAGAGTTCAGGTGCAA ATACGAGCAGGAAGTGAACAGACGCACCACTGCTGACAACGGGTCTGTGTTGCTGAAGAAG GATGCAGACTGTGTCTGCCTGaccaaggcacagctggaagcAAAGCTGGAAACCCTAAAGCAGGAGATAAGAGTTCCTGAAACGTGCTTCTGCTCAGGTATGGATGCTCCT GAAACGAGAAGTCCCCACGACGCCTCTGTCATTGTGAAAACAGACAACAGCCGAGGCCTGGATGTGGAGGGCATCCTCAGGAGCGGTGAGTGCTGGTATGAGGACACGGCTCGGAAAAGcaaggcagggctgggtgcgTTGTACAGAACTAGG TACCAAGAGCTTGAGGAGTCAAAGGGGAGACGTTGCAATGAACAAAAGTCCCACCAGCAAGAGACTGAGGAGCTGAGTTTTGTGATCCAGAGAAGGCAGCGTGACCTTGAAAATATGAAGAAGTGG GTGTCGCCTCTGCACGCATCAGTTTGTGGTGTTGAGCAGCGTGGGGACTGTGCCCTGAAAGATGCCCGGGAGAAGCACGTTGAGCTGCAGAACGCCCTCCAGAAGGCCAAGGATGAGCTGGCTTGCATGCTGCGGGATTACCAGGAGCTGCTGAACGTCAAGCTGGCCCTGGATATTGAGATTGCAACATACAAGACTCTACTGGAGGGTGAAGAGAGCAG AATACACCTTGGGAGCCCTGTGAGAGTGC CGATCACCACCACCCCTTGCCACACCATCTCTGGCTGTGAAGCCGCCCTGGGACGTGGACCGGGTAGTCAGTCCAGAGGATGGATGCAGGTCCTCCTGTAG